ACGAGTTCCTGATCCTCCTGGCCGACCTGAACCATCCGGCCGATGCCGACGTCGTCGCCCGCAAGATCGTCGAGAGCCTGGACAGCCCGATCGTCGTGCAGGGCCGGAAGATCCACCTGTCCGGCAGCATCGGCGTGAGCGTGTTCCCATTCGATGGCGAAGCCGCCGACACCCTGATCGACAACGCCGACATGGCGATGTACCGGGCCAAGGAGCTTGGCCGCAATACCTACCAGTTCTTCACGCGCGAGATGAGCCAGGAGATCCAGCGCCGCGTCGACCTGGAGATCAAGCTTCGCGGCGCGGCGTCGGCGGGACAACTGCAGCTCGCCTACCAGCCCAAGGTAAGCCTGAAGGACGGCTGCATCAGCGGCTGCGAAGCACTGCTGCGCTGGCATCATCCGGAGCTGGGGGTCGTCTCTCCCGGCCAGTTCATTCCGATCGCGGAAGATTCCGGCCTGATCGTGCCGATCGGCGACTGGGTGCTGCGCACCGCCTGCATGCAGGCCAGGGCCTGGATGGATGCCGGGCTGCCGCCCCTCTGCGTCGCGGTCAACATTTCGGTGCGCCAGTTCCTGCAGCAGGATGTGGTGGCCTGGGTGGCGCGGACGCTCCAGGAAACGGGCCTGCCGCCGGCGTGGCTGGAACTCGAACTCACCGAGAGCCTGATCGCCGAGGACATCGAGCAGGTGACGGCGACCACCAACCAGCTCAAGAGCATGGGGGTGAAACTGTCCATCGACGATTTCGGCACCGGGTATTCGAGCCTGAGCTACCTGAAACGCTTCCGCGTGGATACGCTGAAGATCGATCAGTCCTTCGTGCGCAACATGCTGTCCGACATCGAGGACGAAACCATCGTCCTGGCAGTCATCTCCCTTGCGCACAACCTCAAGTTCAGGGTGATCGCCGAGGGCGTGGAAACCGAGCAGCACTGCCGCTTCCTGCAACTGAACGGGTGCGACGAGATCCAGGGCTACTATTTCAGCAAACCGGTGACGGCCGCGGAACTCGAAGCGATGCTCCGCGACGGCAGGCAACTTCCCCTGCGGCTCGATTCCGCCGAAAGGCGCTGAAGCGGCCCGTCCATGCTCGACATCCTCTACCGCGACGACCATCTGATCGCCATCCACAAGCCCTCGGGGCTGCTCGTCCATCGCAGCCTGATCGCCGCGCACGACGAACGCTTCGCGGTGCAACTGTTGCGCGACCAGATCGGGCGGCGCGTGTTCCCGGCGCACCGGCTCGATCGCGGCACCTCGGGCGTGCTGCTGTTCGCGCTCGAGCGCGACACCGCCGCACGGCTCGCCGCGCTGTTCGAGACCCGGCAGGTCGGAAAGCGCTACGTCGCCGTCGTGCGCGGCCATCCGCCCGAAACGGGCGAGATCGACCACCCGCTCGCACGCCGCTTCGACCCCATCGAGCGCAGCCGCGGCCTGGGCGCCGGCAACCGGCCGGGCAGCGGCGCCACGCCCGAGGACGACGAGCCGCCGGATGAAGCGCCGGCCGCGCAGCCGGCACTGACCACCTTCCGGCGTCTGGCCACGGCGGAACTGCCGCATCGCGTCGACCGCTACCCGACGAGCCGCTACGCGCTGGTCGAACTCGAACCGGAAACCGGCCGCCGGCACCAGATCCGGCGGCATCTGAAGCACATCGCCCACCCGATCATCGGCGACGCCACCTACGGCAAGGGAATCCACAACCGGCTGTTCGGGCGACTCTTCGGCAACGACCGGCTGCTGCTCGCCTGCACCCGGCTGGCCCTGCCCCATCCGCGGACCGGCGCGCCGCTCTGCATCGAATCCCCCCTCGCGCCGGATTTCGCGCACGTGGTGCGGGCGCTCGGATGGCGTTTTCCCTGACGCCGGCGGCCCGGTTCATGCGCCGTGGCGGGCGATAGCCATGTACGCGCAAACCGTTGCACAATGGCCGCCACCCAGCGCAACCGGCACAGCCCGAGACCACCGATGAATCCCCTGCTTCAAGTCCGCCAGCACGGCCAGCAGATCTGGCTCGACAACCTTTCCCGCACCCTGCTCAACGACGGCCATCTCGCGCAGCTCATCGCCGACGACGGCGTAGCCGGCGTGACGACGAACCCCGCCATCTTCCACAAGGCGATCGCCGGCGGCCGCTACTACGAAGACGACCTCGCGGCGCTGAAGCGCGAGCCGCTGAGCGCGGAAGCGCGCTACGAGGCGCTGGTGATTCCCGACGTGCAACGCGCCTGCGACCTGCTCGCGCCGCTGCACCGCGACAGCGGCGGCAACGCGGGCTACGTCAGCCTCGAAGTGTCGCCCGCCCTGGCGCACGATGCGGACGGCACGGTCGCCGCCGGCCTGCGCCTGAAGGCGGCGGTCGGCCGGCCCAACCTCCTGATCAAGGTGCCGGCGACCGCCGCGGGCCTGGCCGCCATCGAAAGGCTCATCGCGGCCGGCGTCAGCGTCAACGTCACGCTGATGTTCTCGCTGGCGCATGTGGACGCGGTCGCCTCGGCGTACGTACGCGGCCTCGAACGCCTGCAGGAAGGCGGCGGCAGCCCGGCTCCGGTCATGTCGGTCGCGAGCCTCTTCCTGTCGCGGGTCGACACCCTGGTGGACAGGCAGCTCGACGAACTCGGCGGCGAAGCGCTCGCGCTGCGCGGCAGGACCGCGGTCGCCACCGCGAAGCTGGCCTACCAGCGCTATCGCCAGTGCTTCCACGGCACCGCCTTCGATGCGCTGCGCAAGGCCGGCGCCCGCCCCCAGTTCATGCTGTGGGCCAGCACCGGCACCAAGAATCCGGCGTACGGCGACCTGCTCTACGTCGAGCCGCTGATCGGGCCGGAGACGGTCAACACCCTGCCCGACGCCACCCTGGCCGCACTGCGCGACCATGGCCGGATTGCGGACACACTGGACAAGGACGTCGACGCGGCCGCGGCCCAGTACGCGGCCCTCGCCGCGCTGGGCGTGAATCTGGACGAGGCCGGCGAGCGTCTGCAGCAGGAAGGGCTGGCGCAGTTCGAACAAGCCTTCGCCGCGCTGCTGGAACTGACCGCCTGATGCGGCACGCGCTGGCGGGCCCCCGGCGGCCCGTCGGCTGAAGCCCTCGATCGGCCTGGACGGATCGTTCGGGCCGATTGCACATCCCGTCCCGAACCCGAACCGCCCTGCCGCCGCGCGCAGTCGCGCGACGGCGCGGCCTGCGCACGATCAGCCGGGGATTTCCTCGGCAGGCACGGGAACGAGGGCCGAGCGCGGCACCCCCAGCATCGCGTTGCTGCCGCCCAGGAGTTCCTTCATGTCCAGGATCAGCACGATCTGCCCGTTCGACAGCGTCGTGACGCCGGCCACGCCCTTGGGCCGGAAATCGTCGAGCGACTTGATGACCGCGTCTTCGCGGCCGGCGAAGCTGTCGATGGCGAGCACGAAGGACAATTCCGCCGTCTGCATCAGCACGCCGTAGCCGGGCACCTGCTCCTGCGGCCAGCCCAGCAGGCCCGACAGCGGGAGGATGGGCAGCACCTCGCCGCGCACCACCATCGTGGCGCGCCCGCCGACGTCCTGCACCATGGCGGGTTCGATCGGCAGGATCTCGCGCACCATGGACAGCGGCACGGCGAAGGGCTGATCGCCCAGCCTGACCAGCAGCACCGGCAGGATGGCCAGCGTCAGCGGCAGGCTGATGACGAAGGTGGTGCCCTTGCCAGGCTGGGAACGGATATCGATCGTGCCGTTGAGCTTCTGGATGTTGGTGCGCACCACGTCCATGCCCACGCCGCGGCCGGACACGTCGGAAACCTTCTCCGCCATCGAGAAGCCGGGCAGGAAGATCAGGTTGTAGCTCTGGCGCTCGTCCAGCGTGCTCGCCTCTTCCTCGGAGAGCAGCCCCTTGGCGACGGCCTTGGCGCGCAGGCGCTCGGCATCCATGCCGCGCCCCTCGTCGGCCACCAGGATGACGATGTGGTCGCCCTCCTGGCGCGCTTCGAGACGCACCGCCGATTTCGACGGCTTGCCGGCCGCCGCGCGCTCGGCCGCGCTCTCCACGCCATGATCGACCGCATTGCGGATCAGGTGGATGATCGGATCGGAGAGATCTTCGATCATCGTCTTGTCGATCTCGGTCTCCTCGCCGGCGAGGACCAGTTCCACATCCTTGCCGAGGTTGCGCGCGAGATCGCGCGCGATGCGCGGATATTTCTGGAACAGGCGGCCGATCGGCTGCATGCGCGTCTTCATGACCGCGTTCTGCAGATCGGACACGAGCAGGTCGAGCTGGCTGACCGCGAGATCGAGCGCATGCAGCGTCTCGGTGTCGTTGCGCCCGCTGAGGATGTCGCTGCGCAGCGCGTTGAGGCGGTTCTTGGTGAGGCCGATCTCGCCCGACAGGTTGAGCACCTGGTCGAGGCGCGCGGTGTCGACGCGGATCGAATTGTCGCGCACGCGTTCGGTCTCGCGCCTGCCGACCGGTCCGCTCACGCCCGGCCTGTCGGTGGCGCGACGCCCCAGCGCCGCATCGATGATCTTCTCCTGCGCGACCGGCGGCTCCACGGCCTGCACCGCCGGCGAGCCGGCTGCCACGGCCGGCACCGGCACCGCGGCGACCGCGCTCAGCAGCAGTTGCCAGTCGGGCCCGGCGCCACCCTGTGCCGGCACCGCCGCGGCGGTGCCGGCCGCGGCGGGCCGGACCGGCTGCGCGGCCACGCCCTGGATGGCCCCCTGCAGGCTCCCGAGCAGCACCGGATCGGCCGTGCGCGGCAGGACGCCGTGCTCGAGGTCGCGGAACATGTCGCGCACCGCCGCGGTCGCCGCGAGGATGACGTCCATCGTATCCGCCGTCACGGCGAGTTCGCCGTTGCGCAGCCGGTCGAACAGGTTCTCGGTGAGATGGCACAGCGTGACGAGTTCGCCCGCGTTGAGGAATCCCGCACCGCCCTTGATCGTGTGGAAGCCGCGGAATATGTCGTTGAGCAGGTTCCGGTCGGCGGGCGAGCGTTCCAGATCGACAAGCTTGTTGTCCACCCCGGACAGCAGATCGCCCGCTTCGACCAGGAAATCCTGCAGGAGGTCTTCCATGCCGGCAAAATCAGTCATCGCCTCACAGCTCCACGACGGCGCAGCGGTCGCGCGCCTTCATGCGGCAGGGGCCGGCCAGCACGCCGGCACGTCGCCCGCCGCGGTTCTCGATGGTCAGAATCCCAGGCTTTCGAGCAGATCGTCGACCTGCGCCTGGCTGGTCACGACGTCGTCCCGGCCCGCGGCGCTCACGACCGGCCCGTTCATCAATGCGGACTGGCGCTCTTCCCGGATCTGCGGCGGCGCGGCCTCGAGCAGCACCTGCAGCAGTTGCGCCTCCAGCGTCTGCGCGAGTTCGACGACGCGCTTGATCACCTGGCCGGTGAGGTCCTGGAAATCCTGCGCCATCATGATCTCGAGTAGCTGCGCATTGGTCGTCCGGCTGGCATCGGCCACCCGGGCGACGAATGCGCGCGTGTCGCCGGCGAGCGCCTTGAACTCGTCTACCGACAGATCGTTGGCATAGAGCCTGTCCCATCGCCCGCCCAGTGCCTTCGCATCGGCGCCGAGCGCATCCTGGATCGGGCGTGCGACGTCGGTCGCGTTCAACACCCTGGCCGCAGCCTGTTCCGTCATGCGGGCGATGTAGCCCAGCCGCTCGCGCGCATCGGGAATGGCATCGGCCGCCTGCTGCAGCGCCTGGTCGTAGCCAAGCTCGCGCAGCGCGTCGTGCAGCCTGCGGGCCATCTGGCCGAGCTGGTTGAACACCGCGTCCGCGGGCACGCCCGGTGCATCCGGCGGCGCCGTGCCCTCGCCCTGCCCCTGCCAGCTTTCCGCCACCACCGCATCGAACAGCGCCTGCAGTTCGTCGTTGTCGCCGCCGGCGGCGGGTTCGGCCGCGCGCACGGCCTGCTCCGTCTGCCGCAACCCGCCGACGTCGGCCGCCACGCTGTCGAACAGCGCCTGCAGTTCGTCGCTGTCACCGGCGGAAGAGGCCCCCGGCTCGCCGCGCAGCGGCTCCACGCCGCCCGCAGCCACGGACGGAGACGCTGCGGCAATGCTGTCGAACAGCGCCTGCAACTCGTCGGAATCTCCTGCGTCGTCGAACTTCGGCCTCTTGGTCATCGCCAGGCTCCTGATTGGATCGGCATCGTGCGCGCCCGGCTCAGGCGGCGGCACTCCTGCCCATTCTCTCGAAAATCTTTTCCATCTTCTCGGCCAGCGTCGCCGCGGTGAATGGCTTCACGATGTAGCCGCTGGCACCCGCCTGAGCCGCGGCGATGATGTTCTCCTTCTTCGCTTCCGCCGTGATCATCAGCACCGGCAGATGCTTGAGCTGGGGCGTGCGGCGTATCGTCTGCAGCAGGGTGAGCCCGTCCATGTTCGGCATGTTCCAGTCGGTCACGACGAAATCGAACGGCGCCATGTTGAGCTTCTGCAAGGCGACGACGCCATCTTCGGCCTCGTCCACATTGGCGTACCCGAGCTCCTTGAGCAGGTTGCGGACGATGCGGCGCATCGTCGAGAAATCGTCTACCACCAGAAATCTGAGTTTGGGATCGGCCATCGTCTTCTCCGTGTTGGGCGTCGTGTCCCGCTCACGCCTGTCCGGCCCGCTGCAACAGCGGCCGCAGCGTTTCCGCGAGCACGTCGGCGTCGAATTTTGCCACGTAGGAATCCACTCCCACGCGCCTGCCCATCGCCCGGTTGGCCTCGGACGACAGCGACGAGTGCATCACCACCGGCACGCCTTCGAACCGCGGATCTCTCTTGATGTTGCGCGTCAGGACGTAGCCGTCCATCTCCGGCATCTCGGCATCGACCATGATGACGTCGATGTCGTCGGCCACGCTGCGCCCGGTCAGCGCCGCATGCGAAGCGATGCCCTCCAGCCTGTTCCACGCCTCGAGCCCGTTCTGCGCGTGCTTGTGGCGCACGCCGAGGCGGTCCAGCACCTCGGCGATCTTGCGCCGCGCCACCGACGAGTCGTCTACGAAGAAGACGTTCACCTCGTGGCCGTTGGCGACCGGCGCGATGTTGCCCACCACCGCCTCGCCGAAGGTGTTCGCGAGAATGGTCTCGACGTCGAGGATGGATACCAGGCGCCCGTCGTCGAGCTGGGTGATGGCGGTGATGAAGCCCGAGGTGCCGCTGGCCAGGTT
This DNA window, taken from Thauera sp. K11, encodes the following:
- a CDS encoding pseudouridine synthase, giving the protein MLDILYRDDHLIAIHKPSGLLVHRSLIAAHDERFAVQLLRDQIGRRVFPAHRLDRGTSGVLLFALERDTAARLAALFETRQVGKRYVAVVRGHPPETGEIDHPLARRFDPIERSRGLGAGNRPGSGATPEDDEPPDEAPAAQPALTTFRRLATAELPHRVDRYPTSRYALVELEPETGRRHQIRRHLKHIAHPIIGDATYGKGIHNRLFGRLFGNDRLLLACTRLALPHPRTGAPLCIESPLAPDFAHVVRALGWRFP
- the tal gene encoding transaldolase produces the protein MNPLLQVRQHGQQIWLDNLSRTLLNDGHLAQLIADDGVAGVTTNPAIFHKAIAGGRYYEDDLAALKREPLSAEARYEALVIPDVQRACDLLAPLHRDSGGNAGYVSLEVSPALAHDADGTVAAGLRLKAAVGRPNLLIKVPATAAGLAAIERLIAAGVSVNVTLMFSLAHVDAVASAYVRGLERLQEGGGSPAPVMSVASLFLSRVDTLVDRQLDELGGEALALRGRTAVATAKLAYQRYRQCFHGTAFDALRKAGARPQFMLWASTGTKNPAYGDLLYVEPLIGPETVNTLPDATLAALRDHGRIADTLDKDVDAAAAQYAALAALGVNLDEAGERLQQEGLAQFEQAFAALLELTA
- a CDS encoding chemotaxis protein CheA; translated protein: MTDFAGMEDLLQDFLVEAGDLLSGVDNKLVDLERSPADRNLLNDIFRGFHTIKGGAGFLNAGELVTLCHLTENLFDRLRNGELAVTADTMDVILAATAAVRDMFRDLEHGVLPRTADPVLLGSLQGAIQGVAAQPVRPAAAGTAAAVPAQGGAGPDWQLLLSAVAAVPVPAVAAGSPAVQAVEPPVAQEKIIDAALGRRATDRPGVSGPVGRRETERVRDNSIRVDTARLDQVLNLSGEIGLTKNRLNALRSDILSGRNDTETLHALDLAVSQLDLLVSDLQNAVMKTRMQPIGRLFQKYPRIARDLARNLGKDVELVLAGEETEIDKTMIEDLSDPIIHLIRNAVDHGVESAAERAAAGKPSKSAVRLEARQEGDHIVILVADEGRGMDAERLRAKAVAKGLLSEEEASTLDERQSYNLIFLPGFSMAEKVSDVSGRGVGMDVVRTNIQKLNGTIDIRSQPGKGTTFVISLPLTLAILPVLLVRLGDQPFAVPLSMVREILPIEPAMVQDVGGRATMVVRGEVLPILPLSGLLGWPQEQVPGYGVLMQTAELSFVLAIDSFAGREDAVIKSLDDFRPKGVAGVTTLSNGQIVLILDMKELLGGSNAMLGVPRSALVPVPAEEIPG
- the cheZ gene encoding protein phosphatase CheZ, translating into MTKRPKFDDAGDSDELQALFDSIAAASPSVAAGGVEPLRGEPGASSAGDSDELQALFDSVAADVGGLRQTEQAVRAAEPAAGGDNDELQALFDAVVAESWQGQGEGTAPPDAPGVPADAVFNQLGQMARRLHDALRELGYDQALQQAADAIPDARERLGYIARMTEQAAARVLNATDVARPIQDALGADAKALGGRWDRLYANDLSVDEFKALAGDTRAFVARVADASRTTNAQLLEIMMAQDFQDLTGQVIKRVVELAQTLEAQLLQVLLEAAPPQIREERQSALMNGPVVSAAGRDDVVTSQAQVDDLLESLGF
- the cheY gene encoding chemotaxis response regulator CheY, giving the protein MADPKLRFLVVDDFSTMRRIVRNLLKELGYANVDEAEDGVVALQKLNMAPFDFVVTDWNMPNMDGLTLLQTIRRTPQLKHLPVLMITAEAKKENIIAAAQAGASGYIVKPFTAATLAEKMEKIFERMGRSAAA
- a CDS encoding chemotaxis protein, with product MLNSDAQDDSELFESVDGRTRLAGSNRMELLLFSLGTDECFGINVFKVREVSRTPFITRTPNMPHGMEGLISLRGNVIPVLSLNTVLGLGRAVVSGGAMMVTEYSKHTLGFLVQAVDRIVRVDWDKVHAPENLASGTSGFITAITQLDDGRLVSILDVETILANTFGEAVVGNIAPVANGHEVNVFFVDDSSVARRKIAEVLDRLGVRHKHAQNGLEAWNRLEGIASHAALTGRSVADDIDVIMVDAEMPEMDGYVLTRNIKRDPRFEGVPVVMHSSLSSEANRAMGRRVGVDSYVAKFDADVLAETLRPLLQRAGQA